The following proteins are encoded in a genomic region of Nitrospiraceae bacterium:
- the dat gene encoding D-amino-acid transaminase, whose translation MSDIGYLNGRFSPLDEIRISPDDRGFLFGDGIYEVIRAYHGVPAFWSEHFNRLVRSAKEIRINFSLEPPQFLRLLLSGLQQSGYQEGKIYIQVTRGVAPREHTFPSTGEPTIFLAFRNMVGLPTEVFQQGVSVITLPDTRWHRCDIKSLNLLPNVLAKQKAREADAFEGIFVRDGQVTEGATSNIFVVKNGLLITPERNHLVLAGVTQQQVATLAQAKGLDVQFRPIHISEVLQSDEVFLVGTTIEVLPVIQVNGHLIQDGKPGPISTALQKDFSSYVAGLTLS comes from the coding sequence ATGTCGGATATCGGGTATCTCAATGGGCGCTTCTCTCCATTGGATGAGATTAGGATCTCTCCTGATGATCGTGGATTCCTATTTGGGGATGGCATCTATGAAGTGATTCGTGCCTACCATGGGGTTCCTGCTTTTTGGAGTGAGCATTTTAACAGGCTGGTTAGGAGTGCTAAAGAAATCCGGATCAACTTTTCTTTAGAGCCACCCCAATTTCTTCGTCTCCTTCTTTCTGGCCTTCAGCAGAGTGGATATCAAGAAGGAAAAATCTATATTCAGGTGACCAGAGGTGTTGCTCCGCGTGAGCATACTTTCCCTTCTACCGGTGAACCTACAATCTTTTTGGCATTTCGGAATATGGTTGGATTGCCAACCGAAGTTTTCCAGCAGGGGGTAAGTGTTATTACCCTTCCTGATACTCGATGGCATCGCTGTGATATTAAAAGCCTTAATTTGCTTCCGAATGTCCTGGCCAAGCAAAAGGCCCGTGAGGCCGATGCCTTTGAGGGGATTTTTGTAAGAGATGGACAGGTGACTGAGGGGGCTACGAGTAATATTTTTGTGGTGAAAAATGGCCTACTTATTACGCCGGAAAGAAATCATTTAGTCCTGGCTGGTGTGACACAGCAACAGGTGGCGACCTTAGCTCAGGCAAAAGGTTTGGACGTCCAATTTCGACCAATTCATATTTCAGAGGTCCTGCAATCTGACGAAGTCTTTCTGGTAGGCACAACAATTGAGGTTTTGCCTGTTATTCAGGTGAATGGACACCTTATACAGGATGGAAAGCCAGGCCCCATTTCCACTGCTCTACAGAAGGATTTTTCCTCGTATGTTGCAGGGCTCACCTTGTCGTAG
- a CDS encoding carboxypeptidase regulatory-like domain-containing protein codes for MRMRVMVIVMFLMNVSSMGLAYQESPVSNGGAIQGHVRILGERPRPMAFNLVTIPDAVYCGRISTGTGWRIVEDFIIGPQGSLKDAVVMVKGVEKGKPFSLPKVEVEAIDCDFLPFVNVLRDQDEITVINMDPVEHDIQGYETARERGARVLFNRPLPMNPFHNVVGMFGKNVHTHLPGKPMIEKIHLRKGRDVFVMQCGFHPYMFSWGLVVDNPYYSISKEDGAYDIRDIPAGEYQVTVWHPGMKSYLEKTVRVESGKTLTLDFQYESPQGRRSVHEMQENPHFGLEMLGEGVEIIPSLRRQVP; via the coding sequence ATGAGGATGAGGGTCATGGTGATCGTGATGTTCCTGATGAATGTGTCATCCATGGGGTTGGCCTATCAGGAAAGCCCGGTCAGCAATGGAGGGGCAATTCAAGGCCATGTTCGCATTCTTGGGGAACGCCCAAGACCGATGGCGTTTAATCTCGTTACGATCCCGGATGCCGTCTATTGCGGAAGAATTTCTACCGGAACCGGGTGGCGCATTGTTGAAGATTTTATTATTGGGCCCCAGGGGTCGCTAAAGGATGCGGTGGTGATGGTGAAAGGGGTAGAGAAAGGCAAACCGTTTTCTTTGCCAAAGGTTGAGGTTGAAGCCATTGATTGTGATTTTTTGCCTTTTGTTAATGTGTTACGCGACCAGGATGAAATTACCGTGATCAATATGGATCCGGTAGAACATGATATCCAGGGGTATGAAACGGCCAGAGAACGAGGTGCCAGGGTCTTGTTTAATCGTCCCTTGCCCATGAATCCCTTTCATAATGTGGTTGGTATGTTTGGAAAAAACGTCCATACCCATCTACCCGGAAAACCGATGATTGAAAAAATTCATTTGCGAAAAGGACGGGATGTATTTGTCATGCAATGTGGTTTTCATCCCTATATGTTTTCATGGGGATTAGTGGTGGATAATCCCTATTATTCGATTTCCAAAGAGGATGGAGCCTACGACATTCGCGACATTCCGGCAGGAGAATATCAAGTGACTGTCTGGCACCCTGGTATGAAGTCCTATTTAGAAAAAACCGTTCGTGTGGAATCGGGAAAAACGCTGACATTGGATTTCCAATATGAGTCTCCCCAAGGGCGGAGAAGCGTGCATGAAATGCAGGAGAATCCGCATTTTGGACTGGAGATGCTTGGAGAGGGCGTTGAGATTATCCCGTCGTTACGACGGCAGGTTCCCTGA
- a CDS encoding carboxypeptidase regulatory-like domain-containing protein encodes MRNRQSLTMSFLVGCMLIAAPLVAQAGGTIKGKVTFTGAVPPPKEFAFSKFPNVDFCKKNESKSADGNTRLLKEVEVDGSKGLKNAVVAVTDIEDKAFLDKAGKEAPQMVEAELCEFKPYTGIAVSKGQFKVVNNDADPSDPKSAEGVLHNPHSFDQLGAKSSTEFNIGLAKKGDSLDKSVKLKMAKKGSVLRLQCDQHEFMQGWYLPVTNPHYSVAGADGTFEIKDVPAGKHKVKAWHPIAGEVEADVDVKDGGTVEANFEIK; translated from the coding sequence ATGAGGAATCGTCAGTCTTTGACTATGTCTTTTTTAGTGGGCTGCATGCTCATTGCTGCCCCATTAGTCGCCCAAGCTGGGGGGACTATTAAAGGGAAGGTCACGTTTACTGGAGCCGTTCCCCCACCGAAAGAATTCGCATTTTCAAAATTTCCCAATGTTGACTTCTGCAAAAAAAATGAGAGTAAGAGTGCGGATGGGAATACCCGGTTGCTGAAGGAAGTGGAAGTGGATGGAAGCAAGGGTTTAAAGAACGCGGTGGTGGCAGTTACCGATATTGAAGACAAGGCTTTTTTAGATAAAGCCGGCAAAGAGGCCCCGCAAATGGTGGAGGCCGAATTGTGCGAGTTTAAGCCGTATACCGGAATTGCCGTGAGTAAGGGACAATTTAAAGTAGTCAATAACGATGCCGATCCCAGCGATCCTAAATCTGCGGAGGGAGTGTTGCACAACCCGCATAGTTTCGATCAATTAGGTGCCAAGTCCAGCACGGAGTTCAATATCGGTCTGGCCAAAAAAGGGGACTCGTTGGATAAAAGTGTCAAGCTAAAGATGGCGAAAAAGGGTTCTGTATTGCGTTTGCAATGTGACCAACATGAATTTATGCAAGGCTGGTATTTGCCCGTGACCAATCCGCATTATAGCGTGGCCGGTGCCGACGGAACCTTTGAAATCAAGGACGTGCCTGCCGGTAAGCACAAAGTAAAAGCTTGGCATCCTATTGCGGGGGAAGTGGAAGCCGATGTGGATGTGAAGGACGGGGGAACTGTCGAAGCCAATTTTGAAATTAAATAA
- a CDS encoding carboxypeptidase regulatory-like domain-containing protein, giving the protein MNKNRIVKIVVISLLWINSSTAFAYEVIDVTEGGTIVGTVTLKGIPPSPKAYNLVTFPDPEYCGRISDGQGWRLLKDFVVNDNNQLQGVVMVVEGVNAGKPFSLSIPKVEARDCQFLPFTTVVRNGHGIEVVNMDPVMHDIQAYETSLSQGTRVLFNSPLPFNSRHQRENIHATHEHLPGQSLVHQFQLSKGRKTFVMQCGFHAYMESWAVAVDNPYFSFTNEKGEYVISSLPPGSYRIRAWHPSVKHEQVYEFSVEPNQTVRRDFSLESPVGRWTPHTIQTPARFTAGALGHPVLIEPLVEHQRP; this is encoded by the coding sequence ATGAATAAAAATCGAATAGTAAAAATTGTGGTCATAAGTCTGCTCTGGATCAACAGTTCGACCGCTTTCGCTTATGAAGTGATTGACGTTACGGAAGGGGGCACTATTGTTGGTACGGTGACCCTCAAGGGCATTCCGCCCTCTCCTAAAGCGTATAATCTCGTGACGTTCCCTGATCCAGAGTATTGCGGCCGCATTTCTGACGGTCAGGGTTGGCGGCTACTTAAGGATTTTGTGGTAAATGATAACAACCAACTTCAAGGCGTCGTGATGGTGGTTGAAGGCGTGAATGCCGGAAAACCTTTTTCCCTTTCTATTCCGAAGGTGGAAGCCCGGGACTGTCAATTTCTCCCATTTACGACGGTGGTGCGTAACGGGCATGGGATTGAAGTGGTGAATATGGATCCGGTCATGCATGATATTCAGGCCTATGAGACGTCGTTGAGCCAAGGGACACGGGTGTTATTTAATTCTCCTCTGCCCTTTAATTCTCGACATCAACGAGAGAATATCCATGCGACGCATGAGCATCTGCCTGGGCAATCTTTGGTTCATCAATTTCAACTGAGCAAGGGACGAAAAACTTTTGTGATGCAGTGCGGGTTCCACGCTTACATGGAAAGCTGGGCCGTTGCGGTGGATAATCCCTATTTCAGCTTTACTAATGAAAAGGGAGAGTATGTCATTTCATCACTCCCGCCTGGAAGTTATCGTATTCGGGCCTGGCATCCAAGTGTCAAACATGAGCAGGTTTATGAATTTTCGGTGGAACCCAACCAAACCGTGCGGAGGGATTTTTCCTTGGAGTCTCCCGTGGGTCGTTGGACACCACATACCATTCAGACCCCGGCTCGATTTACCGCCGGTGCCCTGGGCCATCCTGTTTTGATAGAGCCGCTGGTTGAACACCAAAGGCCATGA
- a CDS encoding SUMF1/EgtB/PvdO family nonheme iron enzyme, producing MCERESRKCLGVMGLMVAGFIFMSGMKVWALDVSDIRPEWTEEGKRLALQRIQWPTKEKRVVIPAGWFTMGSNKKIDRKAYRPEMPQHQVYLDAFEIDAYEVTALEYLRFVVDTGRPPLPDWKFDGGNFQESMAHHPVMHVTWYEADAYCRWAGKRLPTEAEWEKAARGTDGRIYPWGNTPAGLTRANFGRSGISGPVRDRPERLLLYPPIISVDKYEIGVSPYNVFQMAGNVAEWVNDWYDPAYYQTAPDRNPQGPSTGEHRVFRGGGWMDSTPTVRTAQRNGTAPETQANWLGFRCAAGLKKDLTHSIPAP from the coding sequence ATGTGTGAAAGAGAGAGCAGAAAGTGTCTTGGGGTAATGGGTCTGATGGTGGCCGGTTTTATTTTTATGTCCGGGATGAAGGTATGGGCACTGGACGTGTCTGATATTCGGCCGGAGTGGACGGAAGAGGGCAAGAGGTTGGCTTTGCAACGGATTCAATGGCCTACCAAAGAAAAGAGAGTGGTAATTCCAGCCGGATGGTTTACCATGGGAAGTAATAAAAAAATAGACAGGAAGGCCTACCGGCCTGAAATGCCTCAACACCAGGTGTATCTGGATGCTTTTGAAATTGATGCCTATGAAGTTACCGCTTTGGAGTATTTGCGTTTTGTCGTAGACACTGGCCGTCCGCCATTGCCTGACTGGAAATTTGACGGGGGAAACTTTCAGGAGAGTATGGCCCATCATCCCGTGATGCATGTCACCTGGTATGAAGCAGATGCCTATTGCCGCTGGGCCGGCAAGCGGCTCCCTACGGAAGCAGAATGGGAAAAAGCGGCCAGGGGAACGGATGGACGAATTTATCCGTGGGGGAATACGCCGGCAGGCCTGACACGTGCCAATTTTGGGAGATCGGGTATATCCGGTCCGGTCCGTGATCGTCCCGAGCGGTTGCTCCTATATCCACCTATTATTTCTGTTGATAAGTATGAAATCGGAGTAAGTCCCTATAATGTTTTCCAAATGGCAGGGAATGTCGCTGAATGGGTGAACGATTGGTACGATCCGGCCTACTATCAGACGGCTCCGGACCGAAACCCTCAAGGCCCGTCTACCGGTGAACACCGGGTATTTCGTGGTGGAGGATGGATGGACAGTACTCCGACCGTACGGACAGCCCAGCGCAATGGAACAGCTCCCGAGACACAAGCCAACTGGCTTGGCTTTCGGTGTGCTGCCGGATTGAAAAAAGATCTTACCCATTCAATCCCAGCTCCTTGA
- a CDS encoding thioredoxin domain-containing protein, producing the protein MAAGLSVLFLVSPLHAEIRPRGKSVDHPVVQWHEWGKEAFGRAQAEDKLLILDLTAVWCHACHVMDQTTYANPRIVQLLNTKFIPVRVDTDQRPDLDARYRAGGWPTTNVLLPTGEILFQANALGSEEMEAMLLEVQSIYVTDKAELREEASQLWERVQEQVEARPSKANVLQAAMVKQSVEMMRAQFDPVNGGFRDAPKFFEPEAIQMVLAYGFFEDDPELLKIGLDTLKKQLGLFDPVWGGFYRYAEQADWSQPHFEKMLSLQALNLRNYVEAFQLTGDIQFKRIALSLIEYVTRFLTDPETGLLYESQDADVRGNEVKGSMSGAEYYSLNESKRLAIGIPYVDQRVFTGSNALMAWAYLQASVVLEQVEIGDLALQILSRLFEKRFDLNKGLAHGEPGDGPNLYGLLSDHIFFGQALLEAFRVTGRSQFLENAEALAEVSRRILQDSANGGFFDHPQMPGKFGLLNFPTKPVKENLQAVLWYLDLFHLTEKQAYRSIAEHTLQAMVMSRQPLPLALSGLAIDQWFRIPIHIAVVGNFDDAMTKALMVEGQRMFCPGKIVKRFDPKEGPPKWGDIIFPYDERPVAFVCTDRMCSAPVFHEEDMKKSVVDMMAVLRDPMQK; encoded by the coding sequence ATGGCGGCCGGACTCAGCGTATTGTTTCTCGTCAGTCCCCTTCATGCCGAAATACGACCTCGTGGGAAGTCTGTCGACCATCCAGTTGTTCAATGGCATGAATGGGGAAAGGAAGCCTTCGGACGAGCGCAGGCCGAAGATAAATTACTTATTTTGGATCTCACCGCTGTATGGTGTCATGCTTGCCATGTGATGGATCAGACAACCTACGCCAATCCTCGTATCGTACAGCTGCTCAACACCAAATTTATTCCTGTTCGGGTCGATACTGATCAGCGTCCCGATTTAGATGCCCGTTATCGAGCGGGAGGATGGCCAACGACCAATGTCCTCTTGCCGACCGGTGAAATTCTTTTTCAGGCGAATGCTTTGGGTTCTGAGGAAATGGAAGCCATGCTTCTTGAGGTCCAGTCTATCTATGTCACCGACAAGGCTGAGTTGCGCGAGGAAGCCTCTCAGTTATGGGAGCGGGTACAAGAGCAGGTTGAAGCCCGTCCCTCCAAAGCAAATGTGCTTCAGGCCGCTATGGTCAAGCAAAGTGTGGAGATGATGAGAGCCCAATTTGACCCGGTCAATGGAGGGTTTCGGGATGCTCCAAAGTTTTTTGAACCCGAAGCCATTCAGATGGTTTTGGCCTATGGCTTCTTTGAGGATGATCCAGAATTACTCAAAATAGGATTGGATACCTTAAAAAAACAATTGGGCTTATTTGATCCCGTTTGGGGCGGGTTTTACCGTTATGCTGAACAAGCAGATTGGAGCCAACCGCATTTTGAAAAGATGTTGTCGCTTCAGGCTCTGAATCTTCGCAATTATGTTGAAGCCTTTCAACTCACCGGAGATATTCAGTTTAAACGCATAGCCTTGTCGCTTATTGAATATGTTACGCGGTTCTTGACCGATCCGGAAACAGGGTTGTTGTACGAAAGTCAGGACGCCGACGTCAGGGGAAATGAAGTAAAAGGGTCCATGTCTGGTGCCGAGTACTATTCTCTCAATGAGAGTAAACGATTGGCCATCGGTATCCCATATGTGGACCAACGCGTTTTTACAGGGAGTAATGCCTTGATGGCATGGGCCTATTTGCAGGCCTCCGTGGTGTTGGAACAGGTCGAGATAGGTGACTTGGCTCTTCAGATATTGAGCCGGTTATTTGAGAAACGTTTTGATTTGAATAAGGGGCTTGCTCATGGAGAGCCTGGAGACGGCCCCAACCTTTACGGTTTATTATCGGATCACATATTCTTTGGCCAAGCGTTACTTGAGGCCTTTAGAGTGACAGGGCGGTCTCAATTTTTGGAAAATGCTGAAGCCCTTGCCGAAGTGAGTCGTCGAATATTACAAGATTCCGCGAATGGGGGATTTTTTGATCATCCACAGATGCCAGGAAAATTTGGTCTTCTGAACTTCCCAACCAAACCGGTGAAGGAGAATCTCCAAGCCGTCCTCTGGTACCTCGATCTTTTTCATTTGACGGAGAAGCAGGCATATCGCTCGATTGCTGAGCACACATTGCAGGCCATGGTCATGTCCCGGCAACCTCTTCCCCTCGCATTGTCCGGATTGGCTATCGATCAATGGTTTCGAATTCCGATTCATATTGCGGTGGTGGGAAATTTTGACGATGCCATGACCAAAGCCCTAATGGTGGAAGGCCAGCGAATGTTCTGTCCCGGAAAAATTGTGAAAAGGTTTGATCCCAAAGAGGGACCGCCGAAATGGGGTGACATTATTTTTCCCTATGACGAACGACCCGTGGCGTTTGTCTGTACTGACCGGATGTGTTCGGCTCCGGTCTTTCATGAAGAGGACATGAAAAAGAGCGTGGTTGACATGATGGCCGTACTTAGGGACCCTATGCAAAAATGA
- a CDS encoding HEAT repeat domain-containing protein, with the protein MNRIIAVLVLGVLWALSGAVLAEDAHDATLVQAQKAYDQGQFQQVVDLVNPLHKESAPLSQASRLYILALARLGKTPEAIETYEKAIAGTKREDKPFLRQVAIASILPVRSDMREQMRGAAYTALKEIDSDQAVEYLEKGLSDETGMIRALVAEALGQRKAGQRSKVFREALKDGAGLVRATVLIGLGQSGDRSLESLIRPSLNDEQHLVQIAAARALYELGHKEYWARLEQGATSEEGYERGAAIRAFGELGDPRAIPILEKTISDSQPSIRAAAIASLGKLQAPESLPTLKAVLFDRIPAVRSVAAFSMGYYEQHQVLTPLTRALADSNSGVQAAAVASLLRSGAPYSVVKDTVQHLLNDQNPAIRSGAVKALGNGKGPDVLNVLILALNDPLPRPRIGASRALGRIGDRTLLPTLKRLLRDTDEAVRVTAAAAIVRILDKEIGL; encoded by the coding sequence ATGAATCGTATTATCGCTGTGCTCGTTCTCGGTGTTCTGTGGGCTCTCTCAGGGGCGGTGTTGGCGGAAGATGCACATGATGCAACCCTTGTTCAGGCGCAAAAAGCCTACGACCAGGGTCAATTTCAACAGGTCGTTGATCTTGTTAATCCCTTACACAAAGAAAGCGCGCCCCTCTCGCAGGCTTCTCGCCTATACATCCTTGCATTGGCGCGCTTAGGAAAGACTCCCGAAGCCATTGAGACCTACGAGAAAGCCATTGCCGGGACAAAGCGGGAAGATAAACCGTTCTTACGCCAGGTTGCCATTGCCAGTATATTGCCTGTCCGTTCCGATATGCGGGAGCAAATGCGAGGCGCCGCCTATACCGCGTTAAAGGAAATCGACTCTGATCAGGCCGTGGAATATTTAGAGAAAGGCTTAAGTGATGAAACCGGCATGATTAGAGCATTGGTGGCAGAAGCCTTAGGGCAAAGAAAAGCCGGTCAGCGTTCCAAGGTATTTCGTGAGGCATTGAAAGACGGAGCCGGTTTAGTGCGGGCAACCGTTTTGATTGGACTTGGACAATCCGGCGACAGGAGTCTCGAGTCCCTCATTAGACCGTCGTTGAACGATGAGCAGCATTTAGTCCAAATTGCGGCAGCAAGAGCATTATATGAGCTGGGCCACAAGGAATACTGGGCTCGTTTGGAACAAGGGGCGACAAGCGAGGAAGGATATGAACGGGGCGCGGCTATCCGTGCTTTTGGAGAATTGGGGGATCCTCGTGCGATACCGATCCTGGAGAAGACGATTTCCGATTCTCAACCCTCTATCCGTGCCGCGGCCATTGCATCTTTGGGAAAATTGCAAGCTCCTGAATCTTTGCCGACACTGAAGGCCGTTTTGTTTGATCGTATTCCTGCGGTTCGGAGTGTGGCGGCTTTTAGCATGGGGTATTACGAACAACATCAAGTGTTAACTCCGTTAACCAGGGCGTTGGCCGATTCGAATTCCGGTGTGCAAGCGGCAGCCGTGGCGTCATTGCTACGGTCAGGAGCGCCTTATTCAGTGGTTAAGGATACCGTTCAGCATCTCCTCAATGACCAAAATCCGGCCATTCGGTCGGGTGCGGTCAAGGCGCTTGGAAATGGAAAAGGTCCTGACGTGCTCAATGTTCTTATATTGGCTCTCAATGATCCATTGCCTCGGCCCAGGATTGGGGCCTCCCGCGCATTGGGCCGTATTGGCGATCGCACGCTTCTCCCGACTTTAAAGCGCCTTCTGCGAGATACTGATGAAGCGGTTCGGGTAACTGCCGCTGCCGCCATTGTAAGGATTCTGGATAAGGAGATCGGTCTTTAA